In a genomic window of Tachysurus vachellii isolate PV-2020 chromosome 13, HZAU_Pvac_v1, whole genome shotgun sequence:
- the ldhd gene encoding probable D-lactate dehydrogenase, mitochondrial isoform X1, whose protein sequence is MSTVLMRLRLQPVRVVSSVREWRRHYSAYGGALERAIAAFRSVSGDDGVSMSLAVREQHGRDESMHRCRPPDVVVFPRSVEEVSALAKICHHHRLPIIPFGTGTGLEGGVSAVKGGVCFSLRKMDQVLDLHAEDFDVTVEPGVTRKMLNSYLRDTGLWFPVDPGADASLCGMAATSASGTNAVRYGTMRDNVLNLEVVLADGTIIHTAGKGRRPRKTAAGYNLTNLFVGSEGTLGILTKATLRLFGIPEGMVSAVCSFPSVQAAVDSTVQVLQAGVPIARIEFLDDVMISACNHFSSLSYPVLPTLFLEFHGSSRSLEEQVSITEEITRENGGSDFVWAEDEDTRAQLWKARHDAWYAALALLPGCKAYATDVCVPISRLPQVIVETKDDLIRNNITGPIAGHVGDGNFHCIIVLNPDDPDEVMRVHEFTHRLARRALSVDGTCTGEHGVGLGKRALLREELCPLTMEVMQGIKATLDPKNLMNPGKVL, encoded by the exons GGTGGAGCACTCGAGCGAGCCATAGCTGCTTTCCGCTCAGTCAGCGGTGATGACGGCGTGTCTATGAGTTTAGCAGTGCGAGAACAGCATGGAAGAGACGAATCGATGCACAG ATGTCGCCCCCCAGATGTTGTCGTGTTCCCTCGGTCTGTAGAGGAGGTCAGTGCTCTTGCCAAAATTTGCCACCATCACAGATTACCCATCATCCCCTTTGGAACGGGAACAGGTTTAGAAGGAGGAGTCAGTGCTGTGAAG ggtggtgtgtgtttcagtctcaGGAAGATGGACCAGGTGTTGGATTTGCACGCAGAGGACTTTGACGTGACGGTGGAGCCTGGTGTCACACGCAAAATGCTCAATTCCTACCTGCGTGACACAGGCCTCTGGTTCCCTGTGG ACCCCGGTGCTGATGCGTCTCTTTGCGGAATGGCGGCCACCAGTGCGTCAGGCACGAACGCTGTGCGCTACGGTACAATGCGTGATAACGTCCTCAATCTGGAGGTGGTGCTGGCAGATGGGACGATCATACACACGGCAGGCAAGGGGCGGCGGCCGAG AAAGACAGCAGCAGGTTATAACTTAACTAACCTGTTTGTGGGCTCTGAGGGGACGCTGGGAATCCTGACCAAAGCCACACTTCGTCTCTTTGGCATTCCGGAGGGCATGGTGTCGGCCGTCTGCTCCTTCCCATCGGTTCAGGCAGCCGTGGACAGCACGGTGCAGGTGCTGCAGGCTGGAGTGCCCATCGCCCGCATCG AGTTcctggatgatgtgatgatctCTGCCTGTAACCACTTCAGCTCTCTGTCCTATCCGGTCCTGCCGACGCTCTTCCTCGAGTTCCATGGCAGCTCCAGGAGTCTGGAGGAGCAGGTGTccatcacag AGGAGATCACACGGGAGAACGGTGGCTCTGACTTCGTCTGGGCTGAGGATGAGGACACACGTGCACAGTTATGGAAAGCTCGACATGATGCCTGGTACGCAGCACTGGCACTGCTACCAGGCTGcaag gcGTACGccacagacgtgtgtgtgccgATCTCTCGTCTGCCGCAGGTCATAGTGGAAACCAAAGACGACCTCATCAGAAACAAtattacag GTCCGATCGCAGGTCATGTTGGAGATGGGAACTTCCACTGCATAATTGTGCTAAACCCTGATGACCCTGATGAAGTGATGAGGGTTCACGAGTTTACGCATAGACTGGCCAG gagAGCTCTGTCAGTTGATGGGACGTGTACAGGAGAACACGGCGTGGGTTTGGGAAAAAGGGCTCTGCTGCGAGAGGAACTCTGCCCTCTGACCATGGAGGTGATGCAAGGCATCAAAGCCACACTGGATCCCAAAAACCTCATGAACCCTGGGAAAGTCCTGTAG
- the ldhd gene encoding probable D-lactate dehydrogenase, mitochondrial isoform X2, translated as MSTVLMRLRLQPVRVVSSVREWRRHYSAYGGALERAIAAFRSVSGDDGVSMSLAVREQHGRDESMHRCRPPDVVVFPRSVEEVSALAKICHHHRLPIIPFGTGTGLEGGVSAVKGGVCFSLRKMDQVLDLHAEDFDVTVEPGVTRKMLNSYLRDTGLWFPVDPGADASLCGMAATSASGTNAVRYGTMRDNVLNLEVVLADGTIIHTAGKGRRPRKTAAGYNLTNLFVGSEGTLGILTKATLRLFGIPEGMVSAVCSFPSVQAAVDSTVQVLQAGVPIARIEFLDDVMISACNHFSSLSYPVLPTLFLEFHGSSRSLEEQVSITEEITRENGGSDFVWAEDEDTRAQLWKARHDAWYAALALLPGCKAYATDVCVPISRLPQVIVETKDDLIRNNITGHVGDGNFHCIIVLNPDDPDEVMRVHEFTHRLARRALSVDGTCTGEHGVGLGKRALLREELCPLTMEVMQGIKATLDPKNLMNPGKVL; from the exons GGTGGAGCACTCGAGCGAGCCATAGCTGCTTTCCGCTCAGTCAGCGGTGATGACGGCGTGTCTATGAGTTTAGCAGTGCGAGAACAGCATGGAAGAGACGAATCGATGCACAG ATGTCGCCCCCCAGATGTTGTCGTGTTCCCTCGGTCTGTAGAGGAGGTCAGTGCTCTTGCCAAAATTTGCCACCATCACAGATTACCCATCATCCCCTTTGGAACGGGAACAGGTTTAGAAGGAGGAGTCAGTGCTGTGAAG ggtggtgtgtgtttcagtctcaGGAAGATGGACCAGGTGTTGGATTTGCACGCAGAGGACTTTGACGTGACGGTGGAGCCTGGTGTCACACGCAAAATGCTCAATTCCTACCTGCGTGACACAGGCCTCTGGTTCCCTGTGG ACCCCGGTGCTGATGCGTCTCTTTGCGGAATGGCGGCCACCAGTGCGTCAGGCACGAACGCTGTGCGCTACGGTACAATGCGTGATAACGTCCTCAATCTGGAGGTGGTGCTGGCAGATGGGACGATCATACACACGGCAGGCAAGGGGCGGCGGCCGAG AAAGACAGCAGCAGGTTATAACTTAACTAACCTGTTTGTGGGCTCTGAGGGGACGCTGGGAATCCTGACCAAAGCCACACTTCGTCTCTTTGGCATTCCGGAGGGCATGGTGTCGGCCGTCTGCTCCTTCCCATCGGTTCAGGCAGCCGTGGACAGCACGGTGCAGGTGCTGCAGGCTGGAGTGCCCATCGCCCGCATCG AGTTcctggatgatgtgatgatctCTGCCTGTAACCACTTCAGCTCTCTGTCCTATCCGGTCCTGCCGACGCTCTTCCTCGAGTTCCATGGCAGCTCCAGGAGTCTGGAGGAGCAGGTGTccatcacag AGGAGATCACACGGGAGAACGGTGGCTCTGACTTCGTCTGGGCTGAGGATGAGGACACACGTGCACAGTTATGGAAAGCTCGACATGATGCCTGGTACGCAGCACTGGCACTGCTACCAGGCTGcaag gcGTACGccacagacgtgtgtgtgccgATCTCTCGTCTGCCGCAGGTCATAGTGGAAACCAAAGACGACCTCATCAGAAACAAtattacag GTCATGTTGGAGATGGGAACTTCCACTGCATAATTGTGCTAAACCCTGATGACCCTGATGAAGTGATGAGGGTTCACGAGTTTACGCATAGACTGGCCAG gagAGCTCTGTCAGTTGATGGGACGTGTACAGGAGAACACGGCGTGGGTTTGGGAAAAAGGGCTCTGCTGCGAGAGGAACTCTGCCCTCTGACCATGGAGGTGATGCAAGGCATCAAAGCCACACTGGATCCCAAAAACCTCATGAACCCTGGGAAAGTCCTGTAG